In Fodinicola acaciae, the following proteins share a genomic window:
- a CDS encoding Ppx/GppA phosphatase family protein, giving the protein MRLGVLDVGSNTVHLLVVDAHRGARPAPAYSEKSVLRLAEHIDDDLNLSAAGEEALTEVIASAVKASKRLNCDDLMAFATSAVRDAHNGDKVLARIQKATGVDLKVLDGPAEARLTFLAARRWFGWSAGRLLCLDIGGGSLEVATGIDEEPDVALSLPLGAGRLTRERLHGDPPSKAQVTALRTHVDEELKTAVKALADREPADRVVASSKTFRSLARLAGAAPSADGPYAARSLTSVGLRQIVAFISRMSSADLAELDGVSAARAHQLLAGAVVAEAAMNAFKADRLDICPWALREGVILRRLDWLDGN; this is encoded by the coding sequence ATGCGGCTCGGTGTCCTCGACGTCGGATCGAACACGGTCCACCTGCTGGTCGTCGACGCACATCGGGGTGCGCGGCCGGCTCCGGCGTACTCGGAGAAGTCCGTCCTGCGGCTCGCCGAGCACATCGACGACGACCTCAACCTGTCGGCTGCGGGCGAGGAGGCGCTCACCGAGGTGATCGCCTCCGCCGTCAAGGCGTCGAAGCGGCTCAACTGCGACGACCTGATGGCCTTCGCGACCTCGGCCGTACGCGACGCGCACAACGGCGACAAGGTGCTGGCGCGGATCCAGAAAGCGACCGGTGTCGACCTGAAGGTGCTGGACGGACCGGCCGAGGCGCGGCTGACCTTCCTGGCGGCGCGCCGCTGGTTCGGCTGGTCGGCCGGCCGGCTGCTCTGTCTGGACATCGGCGGCGGTTCGCTGGAGGTGGCCACCGGCATCGACGAGGAGCCGGACGTGGCGCTGTCGCTGCCGCTCGGTGCCGGCCGGCTGACCCGCGAGCGACTGCACGGCGACCCGCCCAGCAAGGCGCAGGTCACCGCGCTGCGTACGCACGTCGACGAGGAGCTCAAGACCGCGGTCAAGGCGCTGGCCGACCGCGAACCGGCCGACCGTGTGGTGGCCTCGTCCAAGACGTTCCGGTCGCTGGCCCGGCTGGCCGGCGCGGCGCCGAGCGCGGACGGGCCGTACGCGGCGCGGTCGCTGACCTCGGTGGGGCTGCGGCAGATCGTCGCGTTCATCTCGCGGATGTCCTCGGCCGACCTGGCCGAGCTCGACGGTGTGAGCGCGGCGCGCGCCCATCAGTTGCTGGCCGGCGCGGTGGTCGCGGAGGCGGCGATGAACGCGTTCAAGGCGGACCGGCTCGACATCTGCCCGTGGGCCCTGCGCGAGGGTGTCATCCTGCGCCGGCTGGACTGGCTGGATGGGAACTAA
- a CDS encoding M28 family peptidase encodes MTAFALVASGLTAPAAATPASIRGFTAEHAAAERAAEAAYKPVPSTSVARDLDAFLAGKTGLVGSAGDWRRVQYVADQLRSYGLQPKITTYYPYLSVPKRITVTMTAPTRQVLPNKENCRPVETDCDNVVVGYNALSPAGHVSAPVVYVNYGTVADYEALEKAGVSVKGKIALARYGAVFRGVKTNLAAEHGAIGVIIYSDPKDDGNSKGAVYPDGPWRAPDGIQRGSVQQLWQYGGDPLTPSYPATKDAPRIDPKDSNIAKIPTVPISYGSAEPLLRNLGGAAVPKSWQGGLPFTYHFGPGGTVADLNLDIDYKITPIWDVTATIPGRTYRDQVVYVGAHRDTWTYGSDDNLSGTETVLQIGRGLGRLLKTGWRPERTVTLATWDGEEYGLFGSTEYAEQQGARLANAVAYVNMDGAAGKDFGAAGVPSLDNIVYDTTREIGWPGTGKSIYQDWSAKNGGKTPPVGRLGSGSDYTAFFDRYGVPSVDIGASTDSGDYHCSCDNFYMEDRFIDPGWKYHVALAQEVGVVTMRLANADVPPLDYASYAAEVVTYLTAFQKQETQAYGRDVLGLDRDIAAARAWQAAATKIQARIDRQLAVGGSPASFAVLTRLLVASEHQLLAARGLPRRPWFRHQVYAPGINAGYGTQKLPGINDALFEYHNVAQARTYESSLYGSLRGAAAVLGAVT; translated from the coding sequence GTGACCGCGTTCGCGCTGGTCGCCTCGGGTCTGACCGCACCGGCCGCGGCCACGCCGGCGTCGATCCGCGGGTTCACCGCGGAGCACGCCGCCGCCGAGCGAGCCGCGGAAGCGGCGTACAAACCGGTCCCGTCGACCTCGGTCGCGCGCGACCTGGACGCCTTTCTGGCCGGCAAAACCGGGCTCGTCGGCTCGGCTGGCGACTGGCGCCGGGTCCAGTACGTCGCCGACCAGCTCCGCTCGTACGGCCTGCAGCCGAAGATCACCACCTACTATCCCTATCTCTCGGTGCCGAAGCGGATCACCGTCACGATGACCGCGCCGACCCGCCAGGTGTTGCCCAACAAGGAAAACTGCCGGCCGGTGGAAACCGACTGCGACAACGTGGTGGTCGGCTACAACGCGCTGTCGCCGGCCGGCCACGTCTCGGCGCCGGTCGTCTACGTCAACTACGGCACGGTCGCCGACTACGAGGCGCTGGAAAAGGCTGGCGTCAGCGTCAAAGGAAAGATCGCGCTGGCTCGCTATGGCGCGGTTTTCCGTGGCGTGAAGACAAATCTCGCCGCTGAGCACGGCGCCATCGGAGTGATCATCTATTCCGATCCCAAGGACGACGGCAACTCCAAAGGCGCCGTCTATCCGGACGGACCGTGGCGTGCGCCGGACGGCATCCAGCGCGGTTCGGTGCAGCAACTTTGGCAATATGGCGGCGATCCGCTGACGCCCAGCTATCCGGCCACCAAGGACGCGCCGCGGATCGACCCCAAGGACTCCAACATCGCCAAGATCCCGACCGTGCCGATCTCGTACGGCTCGGCCGAGCCGCTGCTGCGCAACCTCGGTGGCGCGGCCGTGCCGAAGTCATGGCAGGGCGGCCTGCCGTTCACCTACCACTTCGGTCCAGGTGGCACGGTCGCGGATCTCAACCTCGACATCGACTACAAGATCACCCCGATCTGGGACGTGACCGCGACGATCCCCGGCCGCACCTATCGCGACCAGGTCGTCTACGTCGGCGCGCACCGGGACACCTGGACCTACGGTTCGGACGACAACCTGTCCGGCACCGAGACCGTCCTGCAGATCGGCCGCGGCCTCGGGCGACTGCTGAAGACCGGCTGGCGGCCGGAGCGGACCGTCACGCTGGCGACCTGGGACGGCGAGGAGTACGGCCTGTTCGGCTCGACCGAATACGCCGAGCAACAGGGCGCGCGACTGGCCAACGCGGTCGCGTACGTCAACATGGACGGCGCCGCCGGCAAGGATTTCGGCGCGGCTGGCGTGCCGTCGCTGGACAACATCGTCTATGACACGACCAGGGAAATCGGCTGGCCGGGGACCGGGAAGTCGATCTACCAGGACTGGTCGGCCAAGAACGGTGGGAAAACTCCGCCGGTCGGCCGGCTCGGCAGCGGATCGGACTACACGGCGTTCTTCGATCGCTATGGCGTGCCGTCGGTGGACATCGGCGCCAGCACCGACTCGGGGGACTACCACTGTTCCTGCGACAACTTCTACATGGAGGACCGGTTCATCGATCCTGGCTGGAAATACCACGTGGCGCTGGCGCAGGAGGTCGGTGTCGTCACCATGCGGCTGGCCAACGCCGACGTGCCACCGCTGGACTATGCCTCGTACGCGGCCGAGGTGGTCACCTATCTGACCGCGTTCCAGAAGCAGGAAACGCAGGCGTACGGCCGGGACGTGCTCGGCCTCGACCGGGACATCGCCGCGGCACGGGCGTGGCAGGCGGCGGCCACGAAGATCCAGGCGCGGATCGACAGGCAGCTCGCCGTCGGCGGCTCACCGGCCAGTTTCGCCGTACTGACCCGGTTGCTGGTCGCCTCCGAACACCAGCTGCTGGCCGCGCGGGGACTGCCGCGGCGGCCGTGGTTCCGGCATCAGGTGTACGCGCCGGGGATCAACGCCGGCTATGGCACCCAGAAGCTGCCGGGGATCAACGACGCGCTGTTCGAATACCACAACGTGGCGCAGGCCAGGACGTACGAGTCGTCGCTTTATGGCAGTTTGCGCGGAGCGGCAGCGGTGCTCGGCGCCGTGACGTAA
- a CDS encoding response regulator transcription factor — MTRVLVVEDEESFSDALSYMLRKEGFEVAVAATGPDALTEFDHSGADFVLLDLMLPGLSGTEVCRQIRAKSNVPIIMVTARDSEIDKVVGLEIGADDYVTKPYSPRELVARIRAVLRRRSEPEELKPAALEAGPVRMDVDRHTVSVDGDAVSLPLKEFELLEMLLRNAGRVLTRGQLIDRIWGADYVGDTKTLDVHVKRLRAKIEPEPGNPKFLVTVRGLGYKFEP, encoded by the coding sequence GTGACCCGAGTACTGGTGGTAGAGGACGAGGAATCCTTCTCCGACGCCCTGTCGTACATGCTCCGCAAGGAGGGCTTCGAGGTGGCGGTGGCCGCCACCGGGCCCGACGCGCTGACCGAGTTCGACCACAGCGGCGCCGACTTCGTGCTGCTCGACCTGATGCTGCCGGGCCTGTCCGGCACCGAGGTCTGCCGGCAGATCCGCGCCAAGTCCAACGTGCCGATCATCATGGTGACCGCGCGCGACTCGGAGATCGACAAGGTGGTCGGCCTGGAGATCGGCGCCGACGACTACGTCACCAAGCCGTACTCGCCGCGCGAACTCGTCGCCCGCATCCGCGCCGTGCTGCGGCGGCGGTCCGAGCCGGAGGAGCTGAAACCGGCCGCTCTGGAGGCCGGCCCCGTCCGGATGGACGTGGACCGGCACACGGTGTCGGTCGACGGCGACGCGGTTTCGTTGCCGCTCAAGGAGTTTGAGCTGCTGGAGATGCTGCTGCGCAACGCCGGCCGGGTGCTGACCCGCGGCCAGCTCATCGACCGCATCTGGGGCGCGGACTACGTCGGCGACACCAAGACGCTGGACGTACACGTCAAACGCCTGCGCGCCAAGATCGAGCCGGAGCCCGGCAACCCCAAGTTCCTGGTGACCGTACGCGGACTGGGCTACAAGTTCGAGCCGTAA
- a CDS encoding sensor histidine kinase, with protein sequence MDAALILVAGAGGIVVGALAVLLVVLFQRRRAETPSGSRPTPATVAQADLARRSLQLMQVGVVVLDADDQVVLSNQAARRMGVVRDNRVTHGALRTLARQVRRAADGGDVRRDTELDLPRGRGAEPLAVRVRVAQVGFGDHVVLQIEDITEAHRVQKVRRDFVANVSHELKTPVGALQLLAEAVLDATDDPEAVTRFAERMTREASRLGTLIQEIIDLSRLQGADPLPEPKPVYVDHVVSEVLDRTRTGAQSQDIAVVSGGESGLVVRGDEAQLITAVANLVDNAINYSPDHTRVAIGTRFRDGLVEISVSDQGIGIGESDLDRIFERFYRADPARSRATGGTGLGLAIVKHIATNHGGSVDVWSVEGSGSTFTLRLPSGATDPETEPEPRADAAQGAGKLASKGRA encoded by the coding sequence GTGGACGCCGCGTTAATCCTGGTAGCCGGCGCCGGTGGCATTGTCGTCGGAGCGCTGGCCGTGCTGCTGGTGGTGCTGTTCCAGCGTCGCCGAGCCGAGACGCCGTCCGGCTCGCGGCCGACGCCGGCCACGGTCGCGCAGGCCGACCTGGCGCGGCGCAGCCTGCAGCTGATGCAGGTCGGTGTCGTCGTACTCGACGCCGACGACCAGGTGGTGCTGTCCAACCAGGCCGCGCGCCGGATGGGGGTCGTACGCGACAACCGCGTGACCCACGGCGCGCTGCGTACGCTCGCGCGCCAGGTGCGGCGTGCGGCCGACGGCGGGGACGTACGCAGGGACACCGAGCTTGACCTGCCGCGCGGTCGCGGTGCCGAGCCGCTGGCCGTACGCGTGCGGGTCGCGCAGGTCGGCTTCGGCGACCACGTCGTGCTGCAGATCGAGGACATCACCGAGGCGCACCGCGTGCAGAAGGTGCGCCGCGACTTCGTCGCCAACGTCTCGCACGAGCTGAAGACGCCGGTCGGCGCGCTGCAGCTGCTGGCCGAGGCCGTACTGGACGCCACCGACGACCCGGAGGCGGTCACCCGGTTCGCCGAGCGGATGACCCGCGAGGCGTCCCGGCTGGGCACGCTGATCCAGGAGATCATCGACCTGTCCCGGCTGCAGGGTGCCGACCCGCTGCCGGAGCCCAAGCCGGTCTACGTCGACCACGTGGTGTCCGAGGTGCTGGACCGCACCCGCACCGGTGCGCAGTCGCAGGACATCGCGGTGGTGTCGGGTGGCGAGAGCGGCCTGGTCGTACGCGGCGACGAGGCGCAGCTGATCACCGCGGTCGCCAACCTGGTCGACAACGCGATCAACTACAGCCCCGACCACACCCGTGTCGCAATCGGGACCCGATTTCGCGACGGACTGGTCGAGATCAGCGTGAGCGACCAGGGGATCGGCATCGGCGAGTCCGACCTGGACCGCATCTTCGAACGGTTCTACCGGGCCGACCCGGCCCGGTCCCGGGCCACCGGCGGCACCGGGCTGGGGCTGGCGATCGTCAAGCACATCGCCACCAACCACGGCGGCAGCGTCGACGTGTGGAGCGTGGAAGGCTCCGGCTCCACCTTCACGCTGCGCCTGCCCAGCGGCGCCACCGACCCCGAGACCGAACCCGAACCCCGCGCCGACGCGGCGCAGGGTGCGGGAAAGCTCGCATCGAAAGGACGCGCGTGA
- the phoU gene encoding phosphate signaling complex protein PhoU, translated as MRNTFHDELARIGSVLVDMTKLVSCAMSKATTALLTADLTLAEEVIAADAEIDRLYRETEDRAYELLARQQPVAIDLRQIVTGLRMVADLERMGDLAQHIAKIARMRYPDCAVPPELHAVIREMGEVAQRVIDKAGAVIDGRDVELATELEQDDDRMDALHRKLFTILLSGWDHGIEPAIDITLLGRFYERFADHAVSVARRVIYLVTGEMPEPSAR; from the coding sequence ATGCGCAATACATTTCATGACGAACTCGCCAGGATCGGGAGTGTCCTGGTCGATATGACCAAGCTGGTCAGCTGTGCGATGTCCAAGGCCACCACGGCGCTGCTCACCGCCGACCTGACACTGGCCGAGGAGGTCATCGCCGCCGACGCCGAGATCGACCGGCTCTATCGCGAGACCGAGGACCGCGCGTACGAGCTGCTGGCCCGCCAGCAGCCGGTCGCCATCGACCTGCGGCAGATCGTCACCGGCCTGCGGATGGTCGCCGACCTGGAGCGGATGGGCGACCTGGCGCAGCACATCGCCAAGATCGCGCGGATGCGCTACCCGGACTGCGCCGTGCCGCCGGAGCTGCACGCGGTCATCCGTGAGATGGGTGAGGTGGCGCAGCGGGTCATCGACAAGGCCGGCGCGGTGATCGACGGCCGTGACGTCGAGCTGGCCACCGAGCTCGAGCAGGACGACGACCGGATGGACGCGCTGCACCGCAAGCTGTTCACGATCCTGCTCTCCGGCTGGGACCACGGCATCGAGCCGGCCATCGACATCACCCTGCTCGGCCGGTTCTACGAGCGGTTCGCCGACCACGCCGTGTCGGTCGCCCGCCGGGTCATCTACCTGGTGACCGGAGAGATGCCAGAGCCTTCAGCGCGCTGA
- a CDS encoding phosphoglyceromutase encodes MTGTLVLLRHGESEWNAKNLFTGWVDVDLTEKGRAEAQRGAQLLAEAELLPDIVHTSVLRRAIRTAEIALHGCDRFWVDVRRSWRLNERHYGALQGKDKKQTLEEFGEEQFMLWRRSYDTPPPPLDRDDEYSQFADPRYAALPPEARPDTECLKDVLGRALPYWYDAIVPDLRAGRTTLVAAHGNSLRALVKHLDGISDEDIAGLNIPTGIPLAYELDDDLRPVTTGGRYLDPEAAKASIEAVKNQGRK; translated from the coding sequence GTGACCGGAACTCTAGTGCTGCTCCGCCATGGCGAGAGCGAATGGAACGCCAAGAACCTGTTCACCGGGTGGGTCGACGTCGACCTCACCGAGAAGGGCCGGGCGGAGGCGCAGCGCGGCGCGCAGCTGCTGGCCGAGGCCGAGCTGCTGCCGGACATCGTGCACACGTCGGTGTTGCGCCGTGCCATCCGTACGGCCGAGATCGCGCTGCACGGCTGCGACCGGTTCTGGGTGGACGTACGCCGGTCGTGGCGGCTCAACGAGCGGCATTACGGCGCACTGCAGGGCAAGGACAAGAAGCAGACGCTGGAGGAGTTCGGCGAGGAGCAGTTCATGCTCTGGCGCCGCTCGTACGACACGCCACCTCCGCCGCTGGACCGGGACGACGAGTATTCGCAGTTCGCCGACCCGCGTTATGCCGCGTTGCCGCCGGAGGCCCGGCCGGACACCGAGTGTCTGAAGGACGTGCTGGGTCGCGCGCTGCCGTACTGGTATGACGCGATCGTCCCCGACCTGCGGGCCGGCCGTACGACGCTGGTCGCCGCGCACGGCAACTCGCTGCGCGCGCTCGTGAAGCACCTCGACGGCATCTCCGACGAGGACATCGCCGGCCTGAACATCCCCACCGGCATCCCGCTCGCCTACGAGCTGGACGACGACCTGCGGCCGGTGACCACCGGCGGCCGCTACCTCGACCCGGAGGCGGCGAAGGCCTCGATCGAGGCCGTCAAGAACCAGGGCCGCAAGTAG
- a CDS encoding class F sortase, producing MPGRHERPPRKKSALGNLLVIGLATAGALLVTVALTGFFTSKPKAAPPPTPVVTSAAPSSPGPSVSTLPKSPPTRLDVAAIDVHTELMQLGLNQDHTVQVPPLTKDAPAGWYRNSPTPGQLGPAIILGHVDTAKYGPAVFYKLGKLKPGDQIRVTRADAKVAVFRVDEVALYSKKQFPTQKVYGDIDHAGLRLITCGGTFDFSERSYEDNTVVFASLVATA from the coding sequence GTGCCTGGCCGACACGAACGTCCCCCGCGGAAGAAGTCAGCGCTCGGCAACCTGCTGGTCATCGGCCTGGCGACCGCCGGAGCGCTGCTGGTGACCGTCGCGCTGACCGGTTTCTTCACGTCCAAGCCAAAAGCCGCGCCGCCGCCGACGCCGGTGGTGACCAGCGCGGCACCGAGCAGTCCCGGTCCGTCGGTCTCCACGCTGCCGAAGTCGCCGCCGACCCGGCTGGACGTGGCGGCCATCGACGTACACACCGAGTTGATGCAGCTGGGTCTCAACCAGGACCACACGGTGCAGGTGCCGCCGCTGACCAAGGACGCGCCGGCCGGCTGGTATCGGAACTCACCGACCCCCGGCCAGCTCGGTCCGGCGATCATCCTCGGTCACGTCGACACGGCGAAGTACGGTCCCGCGGTGTTCTACAAGCTCGGCAAGCTCAAGCCGGGCGACCAGATCCGGGTCACCCGCGCGGACGCCAAGGTCGCGGTGTTCCGGGTCGACGAGGTGGCGCTCTATTCGAAGAAGCAGTTTCCGACCCAGAAGGTGTACGGCGACATCGACCACGCCGGCCTGCGGCTGATCACCTGCGGCGGCACCTTCGACTTCTCGGAGCGCTCGTACGAGGACAACACCGTCGTCTTCGCGTCCCTGGTCGCCACCGCCTGA
- a CDS encoding YbjN domain-containing protein, whose protein sequence is MATPDEVTERIAAMLDEREIEYERLPSGGVVVTLPGEHKQKTLCNLIPGEHALRIEAFVMRHPDENHEQLWTYLLQRNARMYGVAFSVDGNEDVYLTGRLPLHAVDADEIDRILGSVLRYADESFDEMLAIGFRSAIKREWAWRESRGESLANLRAFASWAQPRRD, encoded by the coding sequence ATGGCGACACCGGACGAGGTCACCGAGCGCATCGCGGCGATGCTGGACGAGCGGGAGATCGAGTACGAGCGGCTGCCGTCCGGCGGCGTCGTGGTGACGCTGCCCGGCGAGCACAAGCAGAAGACGCTGTGCAATCTCATCCCGGGCGAGCACGCGCTGCGTATCGAGGCGTTCGTCATGCGGCATCCGGACGAGAACCACGAGCAGCTGTGGACGTATCTGCTGCAGCGCAACGCGCGTATGTATGGCGTCGCGTTTTCCGTCGACGGCAACGAGGACGTCTATCTGACCGGCCGGCTGCCGTTGCACGCCGTCGATGCCGACGAGATCGACCGGATCCTCGGCAGTGTGTTGCGCTATGCCGACGAGAGCTTCGACGAGATGCTGGCGATCGGCTTCCGGTCGGCCATCAAGCGCGAGTGGGCCTGGCGGGAGAGCCGCGGCGAGTCGCTGGCCAACCTGCGCGCCTTCGCCTCCTGGGCCCAACCTCGGCGCGACTGA
- the mshA gene encoding D-inositol-3-phosphate glycosyltransferase, with translation MVVSSRRKLHRIAAVAVHTSPLDQPGIGDAGGLNTYVVETSKRLAEAGVEVDVFTRATSAVLPPVVEMLPGVRVHHVPAGPYEGLGKQDLPAQFAAFASGMLSTDRGDFQLVHSHYWLSGQVGWLTAERWGVPLVHTAHTLAKVKNAALATGDRPEPPARLLGEEQVVAAANRLVANTTDEAKALIDLYAADPAKVDIVLPGVDTSVFTPAGDDQRSAERAALGLRPEQVAIAFVGRIQPLKAPDVLIRAVAEMEPAVAERIVVVICGGPSGTGLDSPDGLARLAGELGVADAVRFLPPRPPLELARLYRAADLVAVPSHNESFGLVALEAQACGTPVVAAAVGGLVTAVRDGVSGLLVDGHSPKRWADALAGLAGDRDRRVAYAAGAVGHARRFGWDRTVRGLLDSYHAAAGLPAVVN, from the coding sequence GTGGTCGTGTCCTCTCGCCGAAAGCTGCACCGCATCGCGGCTGTCGCGGTGCACACCTCGCCGCTGGACCAGCCAGGCATCGGCGACGCGGGTGGTTTGAACACGTATGTGGTGGAGACCAGCAAGCGGCTCGCGGAGGCCGGCGTCGAGGTCGACGTGTTCACCAGAGCCACCTCGGCGGTGCTGCCGCCAGTGGTCGAGATGCTGCCCGGCGTACGCGTGCACCACGTGCCGGCCGGCCCGTACGAGGGGCTCGGCAAGCAGGACCTGCCGGCGCAGTTCGCCGCCTTCGCCAGCGGCATGCTGAGCACCGACCGCGGCGACTTCCAGCTGGTCCACTCGCACTACTGGCTGTCCGGCCAGGTCGGCTGGCTGACCGCCGAACGCTGGGGCGTGCCGCTCGTACACACCGCCCACACACTCGCCAAGGTCAAGAACGCCGCGCTGGCCACCGGTGACCGGCCCGAACCGCCGGCGCGGCTGCTCGGCGAGGAACAGGTGGTCGCGGCCGCCAACCGGCTGGTCGCCAACACCACCGACGAGGCCAAGGCGCTGATCGACCTCTACGCGGCGGATCCGGCGAAGGTCGACATCGTGCTGCCTGGAGTCGACACGAGCGTTTTCACGCCGGCCGGCGACGACCAGCGGTCGGCCGAGCGCGCGGCGCTGGGGCTGCGGCCGGAGCAGGTGGCGATCGCGTTCGTCGGCCGGATCCAGCCGCTCAAGGCACCCGACGTGCTGATCCGCGCGGTCGCCGAGATGGAGCCGGCGGTCGCCGAGCGGATCGTCGTCGTCATCTGCGGCGGCCCCTCCGGCACCGGCCTGGACTCACCTGACGGCCTCGCGCGGCTGGCCGGTGAGCTCGGTGTCGCCGACGCCGTGCGCTTCCTGCCACCGCGCCCGCCGCTGGAGCTGGCGCGGCTCTATCGCGCCGCCGACCTGGTCGCGGTGCCGAGCCACAACGAGTCGTTTGGCCTGGTGGCGCTGGAGGCGCAGGCCTGCGGCACGCCGGTCGTGGCGGCCGCGGTCGGTGGCCTGGTCACGGCCGTACGCGACGGCGTGTCCGGCCTGCTGGTCGACGGTCACAGCCCGAAGCGCTGGGCCGATGCGCTCGCCGGACTGGCCGGTGACCGCGACCGGCGCGTCGCGTACGCGGCCGGTGCGGTCGGCCACGCGCGGCGGTTTGGCTGGGACCGCACCGTACGCGGCCTGCTGGACAGCTACCACGCGGCGGCCGGGCTGCCAGCTGTGGTCAACTAG
- a CDS encoding RNA polymerase sigma factor, whose protein sequence is MTDQRHRFEAVYRRHYRAVLAYALARAEPEVAADAVAETFVVAWRRFGELPAEPIGWLLAVTRRTIANQRRSADRQRALYERLANRPADGTRDPAELVAERRAVYAALDRLSPDDREILMLVGWDGLGRREAARVFGCSPVAFAVRLHRARKRFAAALAAQDAHASRKVAILEETT, encoded by the coding sequence GTGACCGACCAGCGGCACCGATTCGAGGCGGTCTACCGGCGGCATTACCGTGCGGTCCTGGCGTACGCGCTGGCCAGGGCCGAGCCGGAGGTGGCCGCGGACGCGGTCGCCGAGACGTTCGTGGTCGCCTGGCGGCGATTCGGCGAGCTGCCGGCCGAGCCGATCGGCTGGCTGCTCGCGGTCACCCGGCGGACGATCGCCAACCAGCGGCGGTCGGCCGACCGGCAGCGCGCGTTGTACGAACGTCTCGCCAATCGTCCGGCCGATGGCACGCGCGACCCGGCGGAGCTGGTCGCCGAGCGGCGCGCGGTCTACGCCGCACTCGACCGGCTTTCGCCGGACGACAGGGAAATCCTGATGCTGGTCGGTTGGGACGGGCTGGGCCGCCGTGAGGCGGCGCGGGTCTTCGGCTGTTCTCCGGTCGCCTTCGCGGTCAGGTTGCACCGCGCGCGTAAGCGTTTCGCCGCTGCACTCGCGGCGCAGGACGCGCACGCGTCGCGGAAAGTCGCGATTCTTGAGGAGACGACGTGA
- a CDS encoding dihydrofolate reductase family protein, with protein MTERKVSANLALTIDGRYNGPGGPGDFGAIAPYVTTDVARDQMTRIVEGKTTGVLGRLNAEGFIGFWGPVADDENADPRDRGYANWLVNTEKVVLSTTLTEAPWDRTRVVDAPATEVISELKKTGEGDILVNSSASVIKPLLAADLIDRLYLIVVPEIAGGGQRLFEDGLPGTKWTLTFQETGKLGEMALVYDRA; from the coding sequence ATGACCGAGCGCAAAGTGTCCGCCAACCTGGCCCTCACCATCGACGGCCGCTACAACGGCCCCGGCGGTCCTGGCGACTTCGGCGCGATCGCGCCGTACGTGACGACCGACGTGGCACGCGATCAGATGACCCGCATCGTCGAAGGAAAGACGACCGGCGTGCTGGGCCGGCTCAACGCCGAGGGATTCATCGGATTCTGGGGTCCGGTCGCCGACGACGAAAACGCCGACCCGCGGGACCGCGGATACGCGAACTGGCTTGTCAACACGGAAAAAGTCGTCCTCTCGACGACGTTGACCGAAGCGCCGTGGGACCGTACGCGCGTCGTCGACGCGCCCGCCACGGAGGTCATCAGCGAGCTGAAGAAGACCGGCGAGGGCGACATTCTCGTCAACAGCAGCGCGAGTGTCATCAAGCCGTTGTTGGCGGCCGACCTGATCGACCGGCTCTATCTCATCGTCGTGCCGGAAATCGCCGGCGGCGGTCAGCGGCTGTTCGAGGACGGCCTGCCGGGTACGAAATGGACGTTGACCTTCCAGGAGACCGGCAAGCTCGGCGAGATGGCGCTGGTCTACGACCGGGCGTAA